From the genome of Pseudoliparis swirei isolate HS2019 ecotype Mariana Trench chromosome 10, NWPU_hadal_v1, whole genome shotgun sequence, one region includes:
- the LOC130200844 gene encoding ninjurin-2-like isoform X1, with translation MQGLGKTERGDPGRDLDRTSLRSTMPAGGPLQGGPPSNLNMNLYATKKSAAEGMLDIALFLANITHMKTVIEQGAGYRYYAAVLTLISFSLVLQIVAGVLIIIIARGDISEEANQKRLDGLNNITTILIFLIFVSNIFISVFGMERTGLFARMHF, from the exons ATGCAGGGACTTGGGAAGACGGAGAGGGGGGACCCGGGCCGAGACCTCGACCGGACGTCGCTGAGATCCACCATGCCAGCCGGCGGCCCTCTGCAG GGAGGTCCCCCCTCTAATCTGAACATGAACCTGTACGCCACCAAGAAGTCGGCCGCCGAGGGCATGTTGGACATCGCCCTGTTCCTGGCTAACATCACGCACATGAAGACCGTCATCGAACAGGGAGCTGGATACAG gtaCTATGCTGCCGTCCTGACGctcatctccttctcccttGTTCTCCAGATAGTGGCTGGAGTCCTGATCATCATCATTG CTCGGGGAGACATAAGCGAAGAGGCCAATCAGAAGCGCCTGGACGGCCTGAACAACATCACAAccatcctcatcttcctcatcttcgTCAGCAATATCTTCATCTCTGTCTTTGGGATGGAGCGCACCGGCCTCTTTGCCAGGATGCATTTCTGA